The Streptomyces collinus DNA segment CGGGGTGGGGATCCGTGTGGGAGTCACGTACTCCCTCGTACGCTGTCCCCGTGCCGTCCTCCCGCCTGCATCGCGTCGCCGTCCTCGTGCTCGTGGGGGCGAAACCGCTCGACGTCGGCATTCCCGCACAGGTGTTCACGACCCGCGCCAGCATGCCGTACGAGGTGCGCGTGTGCGGGGCGGCACCCGGGCTCGTGACCGGCGGCGACGGTCTGTCGTACGACGTCGCGCACGGGCTCGACGCGCTGGCGTGGGCCGACATCATCTTCATCCCCGGCTACCGGTTCCCGGACCGCGACGACCCGCCGCAGGCCGTCGTCGACGCGCTGATCGCGGCCCACGCCCGGGGCGCGCGGCTCGCCGCCATCTCTACGGGTGCCTTCGCGCTCGCCGCCACGGGCCTGCTCGACGGCAGACGCGCCACGACGCACTGGCACTACTCACGGGCGCTCGCGGCGAAGCACCCGCTCGTCCGGATCGACGAGGACGTCCTTTTCGTCGACGAGGGCAGCGTGCTGACGTCGGCGGGCGCCGCCTCGGGCATCGACCTGTGCCTGCACATCCTGCGCGGCGACCTCGGAGTGGCCGCGTCGAACCACGCGGCCCGGCGTCTGGTCGCGGCCCCCTATCGCAGCGGCGGCCAAGCGCAGTACGTGCCGCGCAGCGTGCCCGAGCCGCTCGGCGAGCGGTTCGCCGCCACCCGCGAGTGGGCGCTGCACCGCCTCGGCAAGCCCCTCACCCTCGACGTGCTCGCACGGCACGCGGCGGTCTCGCCCCGTACGTTGTCGCGGCGCTTCGTCGAGGACACGGGGTACACGCCCATGCAGTGGGTCATGCGCGCCCGAATCGACGTGGCCCGTGAGCTGCTGGAGCGTTCGGAACGGGGCGTGGAGCAGATCGCCGCCGACGTCGGTCTGGGCACCGGTGCGAATCTGCGGCTGCACTTCCAGCGCATCCTCGGCACCACGCCGAGCGAGTACCGGCGCACCTTCGCCCGGGGCGAGTAGCCCGCCGTCCCGTGGCGCACGTGGCCCGTGGCGCGATCCTTTTGAACCGTGGCGATCCCGCCGCTGTCCCGGGCGGATGCCTGCCGCGACGCTGGTGACGAACCGGAGAGACCCGAAGG contains these protein-coding regions:
- a CDS encoding GlxA family transcriptional regulator; translation: MPSSRLHRVAVLVLVGAKPLDVGIPAQVFTTRASMPYEVRVCGAAPGLVTGGDGLSYDVAHGLDALAWADIIFIPGYRFPDRDDPPQAVVDALIAAHARGARLAAISTGAFALAATGLLDGRRATTHWHYSRALAAKHPLVRIDEDVLFVDEGSVLTSAGAASGIDLCLHILRGDLGVAASNHAARRLVAAPYRSGGQAQYVPRSVPEPLGERFAATREWALHRLGKPLTLDVLARHAAVSPRTLSRRFVEDTGYTPMQWVMRARIDVARELLERSERGVEQIAADVGLGTGANLRLHFQRILGTTPSEYRRTFARGE